One region of Cucurbita pepo subsp. pepo cultivar mu-cu-16 chromosome LG03, ASM280686v2, whole genome shotgun sequence genomic DNA includes:
- the LOC111791228 gene encoding uncharacterized protein LOC111791228 — protein sequence MRKALGRFGGKEWRDEQLRNISDRIFDMIGDKKDKLSFEDLYIATLLVYNDINKRLPISHLDPPTEERFRELIKENDWNQDKKIGRDEFLGFILSLTSDAFISLSHRLILTLVIAPTVAVVTKRSTEGIPVVGSLVQKLPSSAYAFLVTLAAFVFQNSQKPMLK from the exons ATGAGAAAGGCCTTGGGGAGATTTGGAG GCAAAGAATGGAGGGACGAGCAATTGAGGAACATATCAGATAGAATATTTGATATGATTGGAGATAAGAAGGATAAGCTGTCGTTTGAAGATCTGTACATTGCTACGTTACTTGTATACAA TGATATTAACAAGCGGTTGCCTATCTCTCATCTTGATCCGCCCACAGAGGAACGTTTCAGAGAGCTCATAAAG GAGAACGACTGGAACCAGGATAAAAAAATTGGGCGTGACGAATTCTTGGGTTTTATACTGAGCTTGACATCTGACGCGTTCATATCACTGAGCCACAGATTGATCCTCACTTTGGTGATAGCACCAACAGTCGCAGTGGTCACAAAGAGAAGTACTGAAGGCATCCCAGTCGTTGGAAGCCTGGTCCAAAAACTGCCCTCTTCAGCTTATGCTTTCCTCGTCACCCTTGCTGCTTTCGTGTTTCAAAACTCTCAGAAGCCGATGCTTAAATGA
- the LOC111790121 gene encoding probable glutathione S-transferase encodes MGEELKLLVRTSSPYTLRIVWALKLKGLEYDTVYEEHSLAYESSLLLEEINSPIHKNLPVLLIHGGKLIAEPLVILEYIDEVWKQNPLLPQDPYQRAVARFWVKFAEDKVLPSTKNAFVWGDMREEAIGKALDNWKLLEEELKGKRFFGGESVGIVDIVVGWIAFSLTAMEEMVGPRLVTQERFPLLSKWIAEFSSAPIISENWPSVDQIRRRFYESHPLPQTQPQAEFHDYNYEHARFEAYK; translated from the exons atgGGAGAAGAACTGAAGCTGTTGGTCAGAACGTCCAGTCCGTACACTCTGAGAATAGTATGGGCGCTGAAGTTGAAAGGGTTGGAATACGACACCGTTTACGAAGAACATAGTCTGGCCTACGAGAGTTCGCTGCTTTTGGAGGAGATTAACAGTCCGATCCACAAGAACCTTCCTGTATTGCTCATCCATGGCGGAAAATTGATCGCCGAACCGCTCGTCATCCTCGAATACATCGACGAGGTTTGGAAGCAAAATCCATTGCTGCCTCAGGATCCTTACCAACGAGCCGTTGCCCGCTTCTGGGTTAAATTTGCTGAGGATAAG GTTTTGCCATCCACGAAAAACGCGTTTGTGTGGGGCGATATGAGAGAGGAAGCCATTGGAAAAGCGTTGGATAATTGGAAGCTTCTGGAAGAAGAGCTGAAGGGAAAGAGATTCTTTGGAGGGGAAAGCGTTGGGATTGTGGACATCGTGGTTGGGTGGATTGCATTCTCGCTCACTGCAATGGAGGAGATGGTTGGACCTCGCCTGGTCACGCAAGAAAGGTTTCCCCTTTTGTCCAAATGGATAGCCGAATTCTCTTCTGCTCCAATCATCAGTGAAAATTGGCCTTCTGTGGACCAAATTCGTCGTCGTTTCTATGAGTCTCACCCACTGCCCCAGACTCAACCCCAAGCTGAGTTTCATGACTACAATTATGAACATGCACGATTTGAAGCATATAAATAA
- the LOC111790122 gene encoding probable glutathione S-transferase, with amino-acid sequence MGEELKLFRTWSTPFALRIVWALKLKGLEYDTVYEDLANKSPQLLEYNPVHKKVPVLVHGGKPVAESLVILEYIDEMWKQNPLLPQDPYQRAAARFWAKFGDEKVLASIRKVLMNQGKVREEGVEEASENMKHLEGELEGKRFFGGEAIGFVDIALGWLANIVSVVEEVIGVELITEQRFPLLWKWIHEFAAAPIINETWPPRDKLVARYQAIDQISMSKQA; translated from the exons ATGGGAGAAGAACTGAAGCTATTCAGAACGTGGTCGACTCCATTCGCTCTGAGAATAGTATGGGCGTTGAAGTTGAAAGGATTAGAATACGACACCGTTTACGAAGATCTGGCCAACAAGAGTCCCCAGCTTCTGGAGTACAACCCGGTCCACAAGAAGGTCCCGGTTCTGGTCCATGGCGGAAAACCGGTTGCTGAATCGCTTGTCATTCTGGAATACATCGATGAAATGTGGAAGCAAAATCCATTGCTGCCTCAGGATCCTTACCAGAGAGCCGCTGCTCGATTTTGGGCTAAATTTGGGGATGAGAAG GTTTTGGCATCTATAAGGAAAGTGCTGATGAACCAAGGGAAAGTGAGAGAGGAAGGTGTAGAAGAAGCCTCGGAGAATATGAAGCATTTGGAAGGAGAGTTGGAGGGAAAGAGGTTCTTTGGAGGGGAAGCCATTGGGTTCGTGGATATTGCACTTGGATGGCTTGCAAACATAGTGAGTGTAGTGGAGGAAGTGATTGGAGTTGAGCTCATAACCGAGCAAAGGTTTCCCCTGTTGTGGAAATGGATACACGAATTTGCTGCTGCGCCTATCATAAATGAAACCTGGCCGCCTAGAGACAAGCTTGTCGCCCGGTACCAAGCAATTGATCAAATCTCTATGAGTAAACAAGCGTAA